In a single window of the Bacteroidales bacterium genome:
- a CDS encoding MATE family efflux transporter, whose amino-acid sequence MVNVKKLSDFDTFAEDIMKIPSHKEIWMLTYPIILSLFAENVINITDTIFLARVGEAELGASAIGGTFYVILFIIGLAFSIGTQIIISRRLGENKPEQAGSVFELSLFFLVFAAALIFALIYIFSPVIFRWIISSEDIYEKTLLYINYRIFGIFFTYIACVFRAFYTGIFKTKYLAVNSVVLAGVNVVFAYLLIFGKFGFPEMGIAGAGLATVIAEFVAVSYFVFITFRVVDRKKYRLFKRKTYDLRVIKNILDVSGFIILQHLISLMAWFSFFVVIEHRGQHELAITNIVRSVYVFLMIPGWAFGSACNTLVSNIIGQGNPGGVLQLIRKITFLCFVAIIALVIPAQIFHDTILSWFTADKALINESLNSYYMVMLALVIFSLTMNYYNGLIGTGRTRAAMYIELLGVVFYLVTLYLIVNRFSLPLEFAWSCEIVYFTAMFLFSYIYLKKGSWKLRPI is encoded by the coding sequence TTGGTAAATGTAAAAAAACTATCCGACTTTGATACTTTTGCGGAAGATATCATGAAAATACCTTCACATAAAGAAATATGGATGCTCACGTATCCTATAATTCTTAGCTTGTTCGCAGAGAATGTAATAAACATTACAGATACTATATTCCTTGCCCGGGTGGGCGAAGCAGAACTGGGAGCATCAGCTATAGGAGGTACATTTTATGTGATATTGTTTATAATCGGCCTTGCATTCAGCATTGGCACACAGATTATAATTTCGAGAAGGCTGGGCGAGAACAAACCTGAGCAGGCAGGAAGTGTTTTTGAACTTAGCCTGTTTTTTCTTGTGTTTGCCGCGGCTTTGATATTTGCCTTAATATATATATTCTCTCCTGTTATATTTCGATGGATTATTTCTTCTGAAGATATTTATGAAAAAACACTTTTATATATCAATTATCGAATTTTCGGTATCTTTTTCACTTATATAGCTTGTGTGTTCAGGGCATTTTATACCGGGATATTCAAAACAAAATACCTTGCCGTGAACTCTGTTGTTTTGGCAGGTGTCAATGTAGTTTTTGCTTACCTGCTGATATTCGGGAAATTTGGTTTCCCCGAAATGGGTATTGCTGGTGCTGGCCTTGCAACGGTAATTGCTGAATTTGTGGCAGTGTCGTATTTTGTTTTTATTACTTTCAGAGTAGTTGACCGTAAAAAGTACAGGCTCTTTAAGCGTAAAACCTACGATCTGAGAGTTATTAAAAATATTCTTGATGTTTCAGGATTTATCATATTGCAACACCTGATATCTTTGATGGCATGGTTCAGTTTTTTTGTGGTGATAGAACACAGGGGGCAACATGAGCTTGCCATAACAAATATTGTACGAAGTGTTTATGTCTTCCTTATGATTCCGGGTTGGGCTTTTGGCTCGGCATGCAATACCCTGGTGAGCAATATTATTGGACAGGGAAATCCCGGAGGGGTTTTGCAACTGATAAGGAAAATAACTTTCCTCTGTTTTGTTGCAATCATAGCACTTGTGATACCCGCTCAAATTTTTCATGATACCATATTATCATGGTTTACAGCCGATAAGGCTCTTATAAATGAAAGTCTTAATTCATACTATATGGTTATGCTTGCGCTTGTAATTTTTTCACTGACAATGAACTACTACAATGGCCTGATAGGCACTGGCAGGACACGTGCCGCTATGTACATCGAATTGTTGGGAGTTGTATTTTATTTAGTAACATTATATTTAATAGTCAACCGGTTTTCATTACCTCTTGAGTTTGCCTGGAGCTGCGAAATTGTTTATTTTACGGCAATGTTTCTATTTTCTTATATTTATCTTAAAAAAGGAAGCTGGAAACTTCGGCCAATATGA
- a CDS encoding T9SS type A sorting domain-containing protein gives MKYFSFIIPIFLFISNCFAQCNTPETKIMVVGDSWALFSWTFNSYNEGLDRYGMTDVRANSAFDISIAGARAESYFSEPSRKQGIIAFLSANPGIEYCHISLGGNDLLGEWNKNMSTTQVDSLLDVLMNSLKRDIDTISAIKPGLTFVLSGYDYPNFVETAAFSSLHPYYDQWTDMGQPNALEINTMLSMLSQRFSDSSAVWNNVFFVNNNGLMQWTYGQTSPLLIPPYITYPEHSVPLPGGDMNYPSPRAAMALSGTDSFHLSDESFEYFIRRHIERYFWKSLRSPDTTILANDTALNGFVSAFNYGSDMIKTGKTGNDDVHGIITFNTSELNQSFNIKNASIFLKRQNLSGTNLINQELTLEIKSGFFGASLQVENDDFSSSGDISSASCTYGTVAENGCWMRIDIPVSLLPFINNDGFTQFKIKYAYADNDNYFEFYNSNDSSVQAFLDVKYDFSTRINCNHSTEDFFVHPNPASEFLYINIPNSAFKNIKIDLITIEGSIMHSKEYKLSDDNILINISNFPNGFYLVKIQNKDYLKYFKVLKAI, from the coding sequence ATGAAATACTTTTCTTTTATAATTCCTATTTTTCTATTTATCAGCAATTGTTTTGCACAATGCAATACCCCCGAAACAAAAATAATGGTTGTAGGCGACAGTTGGGCTTTATTCAGTTGGACTTTTAACTCTTACAATGAAGGATTAGACCGCTATGGAATGACGGACGTAAGGGCAAACAGTGCATTTGATATCAGCATAGCAGGCGCAAGAGCAGAAAGCTATTTTTCTGAGCCATCAAGAAAACAAGGCATCATTGCTTTTCTCAGTGCCAACCCGGGTATTGAATATTGTCATATCAGTCTTGGCGGTAATGATTTACTGGGAGAATGGAACAAAAATATGTCAACAACTCAGGTTGACTCTTTACTCGATGTATTGATGAATAGTCTAAAAAGAGATATTGATACCATAAGCGCTATTAAGCCCGGATTAACATTTGTTCTTTCAGGATACGATTATCCCAACTTTGTCGAAACCGCTGCTTTTTCATCACTTCACCCCTATTACGACCAATGGACAGATATGGGGCAACCAAATGCTCTGGAAATAAACACCATGTTGTCTATGTTGTCACAGCGTTTCTCCGACTCTTCTGCTGTGTGGAATAATGTATTTTTTGTGAACAATAACGGATTGATGCAATGGACTTATGGGCAGACTTCACCCCTGCTCATACCTCCCTACATCACATACCCTGAACATAGTGTTCCTCTTCCCGGAGGAGACATGAATTATCCAAGCCCCAGGGCGGCCATGGCACTCAGCGGAACGGATTCTTTCCACTTGAGTGATGAATCCTTTGAATACTTTATTCGCAGGCACATTGAAAGATATTTTTGGAAGTCCCTGCGCTCGCCTGACACAACAATATTAGCCAATGATACTGCCCTTAACGGTTTTGTTTCTGCTTTTAATTATGGTTCTGATATGATTAAAACAGGCAAAACTGGAAACGATGATGTGCATGGAATAATTACTTTTAACACATCTGAACTAAATCAGTCATTTAATATAAAAAATGCCAGCATTTTCCTGAAACGTCAAAATCTTTCAGGAACAAATCTTATCAATCAGGAACTCACACTTGAAATTAAATCCGGATTCTTTGGAGCAAGCCTACAGGTAGAAAACGATGATTTTTCAAGCAGCGGAGATATATCATCGGCTTCATGCACATACGGTACTGTTGCTGAAAATGGTTGCTGGATGAGGATCGATATTCCCGTATCATTATTACCTTTTATTAATAATGACGGATTCACCCAATTTAAAATTAAATATGCTTATGCCGATAATGATAACTACTTTGAATTTTATAATTCCAATGATTCTTCTGTACAGGCATTCCTTGATGTAAAATACGATTTTTCAACCCGGATAAATTGCAATCATTCTACTGAAGATTTTTTTGTTCATCCCAATCCTGCATCTGAGTTCTTATACATCAATATACCCAATAGTGCTTTTAAAAATATTAAAATTGATTTGATTACTATTGAAGGAAGTATTATGCACTCAAAAGAATATAAATTATCCGATGATAATATATTAATCAATATTTCGAACTTCCCAAATGGTTTTTATTTAGTAAAAATTCAGAATAAGGACTATTTAAAATATTTCAAAGTCCTTAAAGCTATATAA
- a CDS encoding DUF255 domain-containing protein, producing the protein MKKILLTSLAILFVISFGFAQKNKTQVFKWYTFEEAIKLNKKHPKKLFIDIYTDWCGWCKKMDASTFSDEIIKNYMKEHFYPVKLNAERKDTVVFNGNTYVNPNPNASRSSHQLAAALLQGRMSYPSFVILDEKLEILNTIMGYKSAKDLEPILHFFGEDAHEKLTYQKFIETFSGSFTQ; encoded by the coding sequence ATGAAAAAGATACTCCTGACATCCTTAGCTATTTTATTTGTTATAAGCTTTGGTTTTGCACAAAAAAATAAAACACAGGTATTTAAATGGTACACCTTTGAAGAAGCCATAAAACTTAATAAAAAACATCCTAAGAAATTATTTATTGATATTTATACCGACTGGTGCGGCTGGTGTAAAAAGATGGATGCCAGCACTTTTTCTGATGAGATTATAAAAAATTATATGAAAGAACATTTTTACCCTGTAAAATTAAATGCTGAACGCAAAGACACTGTTGTTTTCAATGGCAACACTTATGTAAATCCAAATCCCAATGCTTCCCGTTCGAGTCATCAGCTGGCTGCGGCTCTTTTACAAGGACGTATGTCGTATCCTTCTTTTGTGATATTAGACGAAAAACTCGAAATTTTAAACACCATCATGGGTTATAAATCTGCAAAAGACCTTGAACCCATATTGCATTTTTTTGGAGAAGATGCCCATGAAAAATTGACGTATCAAAAGTTTATAGAAACCTTTAGTGGAAGTTTTACTCAGTAA
- a CDS encoding helix-hairpin-helix domain-containing protein — protein MKIKKQIKDFLTFNKSERRGILVLSVLIVIIIVANILLPHFIKQKNYDYSQFEKEINKYLETQELISNKPKTYRQKESFNIYDSDRSAVEQKLSPFIFDPNTLNYEGWIKMGLNPGQAKSIIKFREKGGKFRKKEDLKKMYTISEKEYIVLEPFIEIKSESENKKYYVPECKPESTVDINTTKAEDLIKIKGIGNYFAEKIIKYRDKLGGYYSLLQLLEIPKMDSTKFNTIEPYLELGKKPIRKVNVNTASFNDLKDHPYIGYNIALSLVNYRTQHGKYKKLDDIKSSALINENNFEKISRYLCTE, from the coding sequence TTGAAAATCAAAAAACAAATAAAAGACTTTCTGACTTTTAACAAAAGCGAGCGCAGGGGAATACTGGTGCTGAGTGTGCTTATTGTGATAATAATTGTTGCCAATATCCTGCTTCCTCATTTTATCAAACAAAAAAATTACGACTATTCACAGTTTGAAAAAGAAATAAACAAATACCTTGAAACACAGGAACTAATATCAAATAAACCCAAAACATATCGTCAAAAGGAAAGCTTCAATATTTATGACTCCGACCGCTCGGCTGTCGAGCAAAAACTCTCCCCTTTCATTTTTGACCCAAATACCCTCAACTATGAGGGGTGGATTAAAATGGGGCTGAATCCCGGACAAGCAAAATCCATAATAAAATTCAGAGAAAAAGGAGGAAAATTCCGAAAAAAAGAAGACCTCAAAAAGATGTACACCATTTCTGAAAAAGAATACATTGTTCTTGAGCCTTTTATTGAAATAAAAAGCGAGTCTGAAAACAAAAAATACTATGTTCCTGAGTGTAAACCTGAGTCTACAGTGGATATCAATACGACCAAAGCTGAAGACCTGATTAAAATTAAAGGCATTGGAAATTATTTTGCAGAAAAAATTATCAAATACAGAGATAAGCTGGGAGGATATTACTCTTTGTTACAACTGCTTGAAATACCCAAAATGGACAGCACAAAATTCAATACTATTGAGCCATATCTTGAATTAGGGAAAAAACCCATACGAAAAGTAAATGTAAATACAGCAAGTTTCAATGATTTAAAAGACCATCCCTACATAGGCTACAATATTGCCCTTTCGCTTGTAAATTACCGAACACAGCATGGTAAGTACAAGAAATTGGATGACATAAAAAGCTCTGCCCTTATCAACGAAAACAATTTTGAAAAAATTTCACGTTATCTTTGCACGGAATAG
- a CDS encoding tetratricopeptide repeat protein produces MSEKVIKCLILFLFLPVFCLNAQQNEEDSLEHLLKQSKSSIDEFRITRELINVCADHDVKKTIALCEHLHLLGLTSGEKPGGEFYEWAGLYCLKSSKYEKSKIFFGRAIFQYIYERNPTKIMECLAHMGYIMYIIGDYGQGMKLSYLNLKMIEISGYRKLLPKTYNNLGLLERSVDNYERSIEFFMHSVEIAPEFGDTLSLASALNEIGNNYMLLNEYDIALSFMKKSLFLKLENPIKNGPGIVFSYNDLAGFFYRLEEYDSTIYYLNKALIADSANIEPRSQAIIYSNIGECYTLQGKTKEAMESFMQALKFSKQANLRSSYQSIYGGLSSANASMGNHKQAYDYLKLSLIYKDSIFNLENQKQINELRTIYETEKKDKEILLLNMETEKQAEKQRKQIIIIISVIAGLLLVSAFAVFAFRQKVRIKKEKKRSDELLLNILPSETSEELKAKGFAEPRHFDMVTVMFTDFKGFTGIAEKMSAGELVAELHYCFKNYDEIITKYQIEKIKTIGDSYMCAGGLPVPNVTNAEDVIRAALDIQHFMNEYRKRRQNEGKPFFDIRIGIHTGPIVAGIVGIKKFSYDIWGDTVNIASRMESSGEAGKINISVATYELVKEKFICEYRGEIDAKGKGKIKMYFILGLMVT; encoded by the coding sequence GTGTCGGAGAAGGTTATTAAATGCCTGATATTATTTTTATTCCTGCCTGTGTTTTGCCTGAATGCACAGCAGAATGAAGAGGATTCCCTTGAACACCTGCTTAAACAATCCAAATCGTCCATAGATGAATTTCGTATTACAAGGGAACTTATCAATGTTTGTGCGGATCACGACGTGAAGAAAACCATAGCGCTATGCGAGCACCTGCACTTATTAGGCCTGACAAGCGGTGAAAAACCCGGAGGTGAGTTTTACGAATGGGCAGGGCTGTATTGCCTGAAGAGTTCCAAATATGAAAAATCCAAAATTTTCTTTGGAAGGGCGATTTTTCAATATATATATGAAAGAAATCCCACAAAAATCATGGAGTGCCTGGCACACATGGGATATATCATGTACATCATTGGTGATTATGGGCAGGGGATGAAGCTTAGTTATTTGAATTTAAAGATGATAGAAATAAGCGGATACAGGAAACTCCTTCCCAAGACATATAATAATCTCGGATTACTTGAGCGTTCCGTAGATAATTATGAAAGATCCATAGAATTTTTCATGCATTCAGTTGAAATTGCACCAGAATTCGGTGATACCCTATCATTAGCATCGGCGCTGAATGAGATCGGTAATAATTACATGCTGCTTAATGAGTATGATATCGCCCTGAGCTTTATGAAAAAATCCCTCTTCCTGAAACTGGAAAACCCGATCAAAAATGGGCCTGGCATTGTGTTCTCATATAATGACCTTGCGGGCTTTTTTTACAGACTTGAAGAGTATGATTCCACGATATACTACCTGAATAAGGCGTTGATCGCTGACAGCGCGAATATAGAGCCGCGTTCGCAGGCAATTATTTATTCAAATATTGGTGAATGCTATACACTCCAAGGAAAGACCAAAGAAGCCATGGAATCGTTCATGCAGGCGCTGAAGTTTTCAAAACAGGCGAACCTTAGGTCAAGTTACCAGAGCATTTATGGAGGCCTAAGCAGCGCAAATGCATCCATGGGAAATCATAAACAGGCCTACGACTATCTGAAGCTTTCATTGATATACAAAGACTCCATCTTTAACCTTGAAAATCAGAAGCAGATTAACGAGCTACGGACGATCTACGAAACTGAAAAGAAAGACAAGGAGATCCTGCTTCTGAACATGGAAACGGAAAAACAGGCAGAAAAGCAAAGGAAACAGATCATCATCATCATTTCCGTTATAGCCGGCTTACTATTGGTTAGTGCATTTGCCGTTTTTGCCTTCCGGCAAAAGGTGAGGATCAAAAAGGAAAAGAAACGCTCAGATGAACTTCTGCTGAACATTCTGCCTTCCGAGACGTCAGAAGAGCTTAAGGCAAAAGGATTTGCCGAACCCCGGCATTTTGATATGGTGACGGTGATGTTCACCGACTTCAAGGGTTTTACGGGCATTGCGGAAAAGATGAGCGCAGGGGAACTGGTAGCGGAACTGCATTACTGTTTCAAGAACTACGACGAGATCATCACAAAATATCAGATAGAAAAGATCAAGACCATCGGCGACAGTTATATGTGTGCGGGCGGCCTCCCGGTGCCGAATGTTACGAATGCAGAAGATGTCATTCGTGCTGCCCTTGACATTCAGCATTTCATGAATGAATACCGGAAACGAAGGCAGAATGAAGGTAAGCCGTTTTTTGATATAAGGATCGGGATCCATACAGGCCCCATTGTCGCGGGCATTGTCGGGATCAAGAAATTTTCATATGACATCTGGGGCGATACTGTGAACATTGCCAGCCGTATGGAAAGTAGCGGCGAAGCGGGGAAGATCAATATCAGCGTTGCGACTTATGAGTTGGTGAAAGAGAAATTCATCTGTGAATACAGGGGCGAGATTGACGCAAAAGGCAAGGGGAAGATCAAAATGTATTTCATTCTTGGCTTAATGGTTACATAA
- a CDS encoding HD domain-containing protein — translation MNLDAATSYAIKQLEPIERTRYYYHNIYHALDVFKSVSEYGHSEKINGTELVLLKTAAIFHDIGIINSYNFHEEESVRIVHEALPGFGYNSQEIEIISLLIMATKMPTHPQNELEKMICDADLDYLGRNDYLEISGRLRREWEVIRQIIYSEEDWLGFQLNYLTTHKYYSQAAQKLRNAGKSLNIKKTEELLKKI, via the coding sequence ATGAATCTTGACGCAGCGACATCATATGCCATTAAGCAACTTGAGCCTATAGAAAGAACGAGATACTATTATCATAATATATACCATGCCCTGGATGTTTTTAAATCCGTCTCTGAATATGGGCACTCCGAAAAAATTAATGGCACAGAACTCGTCCTGCTGAAAACAGCAGCAATTTTTCATGACATAGGAATTATCAACTCTTACAATTTTCACGAAGAAGAATCGGTGCGGATAGTCCATGAAGCATTACCCGGTTTTGGGTACAACAGCCAGGAAATAGAAATTATCAGCCTGCTTATAATGGCAACTAAAATGCCTACCCACCCGCAAAACGAGCTCGAAAAAATGATATGCGATGCAGACCTTGATTACCTTGGTCGGAACGATTACCTGGAAATCTCTGGACGACTCAGGCGTGAGTGGGAAGTAATCAGACAAATTATATACTCCGAAGAAGACTGGCTGGGCTTCCAGCTTAATTACCTTACCACCCACAAGTATTATTCACAGGCTGCACAAAAGCTCCGAAATGCCGGAAAATCATTAAATATCAAAAAAACGGAAGAATTATTAAAAAAAATCTAA
- a CDS encoding universal stress protein: MENKQLILVPTDFSEVCDNAITYGAKLAKLLGFNLALLHIIDKKTKAELKKEKQGIIEVSEKLDKIAKTMAKKYGIEVSAISEEGDIFTDIGKTVVRIKASLMILGTHGKVGLRQKFGVSFAKKVIATVPVPAIVVHNKTNLDKGFKDIVFPVSTTAEVRQKVRWTILIAKTFKSKIHLFQLNQSGEEDKKIMQNYIKQITKEFDKEDIKYVHVLADKKISYAKQVQDYAHEVKADLITIMITTDALNFKFGTYDEKMMFNAYEIPVMCINPVKTKIEYWK, encoded by the coding sequence ATGGAAAACAAACAATTGATTCTTGTTCCTACAGATTTCTCTGAAGTATGCGATAATGCAATTACATATGGCGCCAAGCTTGCCAAACTTTTAGGATTTAACCTTGCCCTGTTGCACATCATTGATAAGAAAACAAAAGCAGAACTGAAAAAAGAAAAACAGGGCATTATAGAAGTCTCGGAAAAACTTGACAAAATCGCAAAAACGATGGCAAAAAAATATGGCATTGAAGTTAGTGCCATATCCGAAGAAGGAGATATTTTTACCGATATAGGCAAAACGGTAGTCAGAATCAAAGCCAGTCTGATGATACTCGGCACGCACGGCAAGGTAGGGCTGAGACAAAAATTCGGCGTGAGTTTTGCAAAAAAAGTAATCGCCACAGTTCCTGTTCCTGCAATTGTTGTTCATAATAAAACCAACCTTGACAAGGGTTTTAAAGATATCGTTTTCCCCGTAAGCACCACTGCAGAAGTTCGCCAGAAAGTCAGATGGACAATACTGATAGCAAAAACCTTTAAATCCAAAATACATCTTTTTCAACTAAACCAGAGTGGCGAAGAAGACAAAAAGATAATGCAGAACTATATCAAACAGATCACAAAGGAATTTGACAAAGAAGATATAAAATACGTCCACGTTCTGGCTGACAAAAAGATTAGTTATGCAAAACAAGTACAGGATTATGCGCACGAAGTTAAAGCAGACCTTATCACGATCATGATTACTACTGATGCCCTGAATTTCAAATTCGGGACTTACGATGAAAAAATGATGTTCAACGCCTATGAGATCCCTGTAATGTGCATTAATCCTGTCAAAACAAAAATCGAATACTGGAAATAA